The window aacccgacgaaaatgcgctccgtggacccttagtaaatgagccccattgtgttttatcccTAAAAGAGAGGCAGTTCGACCATTGCCATAGACCTTTCCAACCTTGTCATTTATGATACCATTAATGCATTTTCCAAAGTCATTTAATATTTCACTACTGCATTTTctgcaaaacacaatggggcacatttacttacccggtccagtcgcgatccagcggcgggttctccgacgctgattcgggtctgccgggatttactaaggtccgtgcgccgatattcactaggtgtcgctgctgcgccgaggtccgctggagttcacctgcttttttctggtgtatgtgagtgcttgatcttgcgacacaaacggctttttaaattctgcggtttttccgaatccttcgggttgtccggggttgcgccacaatcccgtgaactacagcgcaaagaggaaatattcgggaaaaacccgacggattcgcggctgcggacccttagtaaatgtgccccaatggggctcatttacttaggcgttcgctggagttcacagaaagtgcattttccaacgataatgcactgtgccctgattcactaagattgtgcgcccgatatcctgcatgtgtcgcaccATCTTTTtaggggtgcatgtaagtgcttgggcttgcaacacaatttgacagttaaatcccacactcagtctgaatcagtctttTGATAGATATACAAATGGTCAACCATACGTAAGTCTgtgtgggtcatttatcttattttttcacagttttttctcttatatttgcaactttttgggagCATTGCCCGATTTGagcaaaattgtgtaactttttcaCCCGCCTTCCAAAGTTTGCTGCAActaatttttcagtgttgtgtcTGAATTATTTTTAGGATCCAGATCAACACTATTTTGGTCTCCATCAGACTTATATGACCCTAGGACAGTTTTGGCAGATATATTAGGAGAATTTTCAACATTTACTAACAAAATATAGATCACAAATATAAACATAGCCAAACACACATGAATTCTAGCCATAGACACAACTGATTTGAAGCAGCAGTAATAGAAATGAAACAGCTGTTCCATAGAAATGGTATATCATATATGTTTACATTACATATGATATAAACTCTAAAATATAAGACTCCAACAAATATAATAAAGGGGCTCTCCAGCTACAAGCTAACCCCTATCCaaaggataggggctaacttgctgattggtgggggtctcagtgatgggaaccACGAGACCAGGGATCTATTATACTCCCGTTGTATCGCAGATGAACAGAGCAGCATGTACAGAGGCGCATGCCCCGGCTgctttattcatctctatggcgctgacggAGATAGCCGAATACAGTTCTGTGGATAGGGGTtaacttgttgtcactggagaacctcAATGTACTGTTTTAATTCATGAATTTATGAAGCCTTCTCTGTCTTCACATTATAGACgcagtaaaaattacaaaaatcacCAGCAACTTCAGTGAAATAGACTCCAACATAGCACTGCATGTCCATTTCTCTGGGGCTGAAGTCACTATTGAATGGGAAGTGGATGATGCCATAAAACCTCTGAGATACCGCCTCATGGACAACAACAGGACTCTGATCATTCAGAGGCTAAAGGAAGAAGATATTAAGAGAAAATTGGTGGTTCGATTGAAAAACCCTATAAGTGAGGACCTGGCTGAGTATCACCTTGAGATTCAAGGTAACATGAAGGAGAATTGTGAGGGTGCGGTGACAACTTGCTAAGacttagaggacctgtcacccataattttggcactaggagctgcttaataaagtaagaagctcctagtgcttaaacaaacgccgcggtgttagaaggatagcgttatcggaaatgtccggtaacactatctaacactgccgcggagtacaatgtaaacgtcgAACCGTTCaccaagcggtccgatgtattcatgaggggcagaGTTAGGGGCGGTGAATGCCACATGACGCAAGGCAGTTaccaccggcctatggagcgagcagggcggtccggggaagaggcagcacctccgatgattacattgtactccaccgcagtgttagatttccggtaacgctatccgtctaacactgctgcatttgtttaggcactaggagctgcttactttagtaagcagctcctagttccCGATTTAtgggtgaccggtcctctttaaattcaacttttgaatttttttatatgttttgttcATACAAACCTAAAAATACAACACATATGAATGAAGACAGATACAAAATACCAGGGCACACTGTCGCGATAGGAGTTGAAGATAAATCAGCTATACTTGAGCTGAAGTGCTACAAGGAGCTCAAGGCACAAAGTAACCATTTGTATTATAAAAGGCATAAAGTAGCTGTTGGTACATACGGAAATAAggaagcttcaagttacacctctgGAAAGTACCATGCCTTAGTAGTATGCCTAAGACAAACATAGAAAcctttgttacattgtattggAATATATCCAGAAATATGACTCGGTAACTTTCCTACCTAGATGCTTAACCCCTAAGGACCCAGCCTGTTTGGGCTTTAAAGGGGGGTTCTGATTtgagcaaattattgttattgtttttttttttttaccaatgtactttctgtatcaattcttcgtgattttctagatctctgcttgctgttactcTATAGGAAGTTTTGATGTTTACTTtgagtagacagaaatctgaccatggtcacacaggtgcacggctcgttacatcacacggctctgattattctctatgacactaacgagccgtgcacctgtgtgatcatggtcagatttctggaagaaaacatagaagcaTAGAAGAGATGCTTACTTGCTACCGACCTGTAAACCATGGATCtgctttatgtgtttttttttaacagggaAAAGACCTGCAAGAACTCATCTACCAGCAACTTTAGCGCTTTTTATTCCTACTATTGTTATTGTTCTCCTTTTTTATCAGGTAACATTTTATATGTCATTGATAGTAGTTTTTGTTCATTGATAAGTTGAAATGAGTATTATTCATCTTCCCCtaattatatatttaaataatatTCTAAGCATTTCCATTTATTATCAATCTAATTTCCACACGAGTTGTGCAGGACAGAACTGGGGATACCAAGTAATCAGCTGTAAACTGTGCAAGAATGTGGCAGAAAGTGTTTGACAATACACGTGAcactcttagggtacattcagccgcccatctatggggacgtacatttATGTGCCTATAGATGGAAATGGCGGCACTGTAGTGGCGTACACCGTTCCCGAcgcacaccgggaaaagatagatgCTCTATCTTATCCCGAGTGTGCGGGCGTGCgctgctgtttcctatggaggggggaggggtcacctcttctcctctccagcgcacggtGGTATGCCCACCCgatgggcataccgccgtgtgcatGCACCCTTAAAGGGACACCATTAGAGGTAATCAGATTTTTCATCACTGAAATActcaggtcgggtatgaaatgtcatttctagtATTCCCTTCTTTtaagtgaaatctcacctgtaaaAAATACCCTctgaattcatatgcaaatgagctgagaaaagTATATTATGCCTGAGATTAGTCCAGTTTAGAAGTTGGAgttggagtgtcacttcagatgtcccTTCAGATCTTCGGTTCTATAGTAGCTAGAAGGCTTTTGGTTTCATATACAGGAAGTTAAAGGCAGTTAAAAGAAGTAaaagggaactggatctttatatgCAACTCCCATTTCTAACTATGTCATTAACTGACGGTATctgtggttctgtagctcacagaaccacaagcttgaTTTGGAGGATgactcccctgcagcctctaaacttgactagcACAGGTAAAACATGACTCATCTTTGTTCATTTTCAcacgactttggaggagattttttaacAGGTAAAAGGGCAAGATTTTACATGAAAGAGGGAGTTCTAGAAATGACATCAAACTTACCTGAAGGGGCAACAAGTTTAATGGggttaaatctggtgacaggttccctttaaatcctgctAGATATATTACTATGGCTGATGCAGATAATAAATCAGGTGCATGTTTATTTAACACCAtctacttattggggcacatttacttacctgtccgaggagtttacccgaagtgcattgcctctgcgataatgcactctggcgtgattcactaagattgtgcgcccgttagcctgcatgtgtcgcttcagttCTCAGGTACcagggagttcaccttcttcttcccggtgtatgtaagtgcaatgtcgtgcgacacaattttaaagttaaatcctgcactcagtccgatcACTAAGCCAATTTGCTCACCCATATACAgatattttcccctattcccagcagtctcattttatgtaccaaactTTTATGCTGCACtgtgtgtcaaatgccttgggaaagtccagatatacaacattcacagtctcccccaggtccagtctggaacttacctcttcatagaaaccaatcagattaatcTGACAGAACAAATCCCTCATAAACCCCTTGCTGATactataaggttatgtacagtgagacactccaggatagcatctctaacaaacccctcaaatatagttagactcacaggtctgtagttttcaGGATCGGTTATTGATCCTTTCAGGCTTACAAGCATggataaatgtgcctcaatgtgtcTAAGGGTTTTACCCTTTTGTGCTCAACTGTATATAAATTAGTTCCAAAATTTCTCATTTAAATATGGAAATATATTTCTATATTCAGCTTCCTTTTATAAACTACAATTAACCACTTATAGTCTGATCCTCATGTGTATATTTCTTTCCTCTGTTCCCTTGATTGTTGATTAGTAAGAAAGCCTCAGGTGTTGATGCGACTACATGTTTAAACTCTGCATCCCTGCCCATTCTGAGCCCGGTctctatgccaggtcctgtctGGTGTATGGTTGCGTTGTAGTCTGCGAAAGCTTGAACTCCCAGCACTGACCCAAAATCCACTGCCTGAGACAGACCCTTTTATGCCTCTCCACGCCCTCTTGGCGTGGAGGTGGAGTAAGAAGGAATTGCGACTATTTCCAGCcttatatgccagaaaactggcgcacaagtcctgataaatctgccacatagGTCTCCCTAGGAGCTCTGTACATCTGATTGTAGAATGGCTGAAAAATATCCTTCTGCTGCGTTGCTTTATAGGAAATGATTGCTAAACTTTACATATCTTATATATGTATTTGAATGAATGTGAGAATCTTTTCCCATATTAACAGTGTgagccagtggtgtaactagaagctgatgggccccagtgcaaagtctgtgccaggccccccgactataatgtatggtttatagtaatagtcttctcatatgggaaagtgacaccataagggccccctaaacctcttgggcccaggtgcgatcacaacctctgcaccccctaaagttacgcccctggtgtgaGCATTGCTAATCTTCCAGCAATTGAAGAAAAATAATCTGACAAAGAAATTACTGTTCAATGGAGAATCGGAAATTTCCTTATCAAACAGGCAAAGTGAAGGATCGAAGCATCGGACATATGACTGTTCCTCTTGCTGTACCTGGAGAAATCCTTCTGCTGTTCCCGTATATGCTGAACATTTTATGAGACAACAGCTATAAATGTTCTGTCCTCTCTGAGCTTCATTTTACTTGTGTACCTGTAAGTACCTCTGCACCTGTGTAATTCAATGtgatattgtaataataataaccttaaaaatgaaagaaaatgctAAATACTTTCTAGAATCAccttttaatattctgtgcaatagactgggaagctggaaaaagatTCAAAATGTGGTGaaactttgtttaaaaaaaaaaactgtcacgaaaattgcacttaccttcactcagcccggctcagtgaactccagctcgttccgatgcttttcagcgcagcagcgccacctggatcgcagagaacgtgccgctggatcgcgaatggaccgggtaagtaaatctgccccattgtttaaaATATATTATAGTTTAATAGTATTATAataagttttattatattttaataacagTATAGAAATATATTATAAATGTACGGCATTAGACTTTGCCTCTGATCTAATTTATAGCGGTGACAGGCTCACGGCTTCTATAGCAAATGATTGTCTCCCTCCGATTTGGTCATGGGGGGCGGCTAGAGGTGGGATTGGCTACTATAACAATCAAGATGGCTAAGTGGATGCACCAATAGCACTTACATGGTCAACACCTGCAATTTCACAGATTCTTCATGTACTTATATATACCTCATAAATGGGGAGTCACATCTTTAGGGTTATGCTCTATATGATTAGGGTTAGGCTCTGTATCATTGCACTAAATGCTTTTCCCTTTGTTTTGACCTCTCTGAAATGTAAACTTACATTGTAGATAAAGAATATGATTTCTGTTATCAATAAAGCATTTAACCATTTAtggctaaaaatattgataatcTGTCCTGTTTTATTCTTTAGATCAGTATGATCACAGGTATTCAAATGTCTCTAGGTTATGTCATGTTTTAATATCTTTAAAAATGTTAACTTTTAAACTTCGGCATGCTGAAGTGTTTTATAACATCTGTGAAGGCTTCATCCTCTGTCCTTAAAGTGTCACCATAGTTCACTCTGGCATTGATAGCACGAACACTGGTTTATTGTTGCTGGATACCTTGATTTgcatcacacccatcactctccTGCAGCTCTGATCCAGTTCATCAGTAGTTACCTGCTGTTACTGACAGACTCTCCCTCCAATCACATTCCTCCCTTACtgtactgccatgggccctgtgctgtataaatattataaccccttcaagtctggaatcacttcctacatatggcacAAGAATcatcttcttggggaatggaggatgtgtcctttctgaTTTCAATCTAAGGAttcaggatctttggaggacctacaaaggtcctgaaatggctcttgtgtacatgtgtattgagaggagGAAcaaatgtacgaggatttcatgggtcaaggtccttctgagtataacatttggtgggtggtttgggtggccatgggtcacCTAAAAGGCTcgggccccaggctaccacccaaactgccccTTTTATAATACATTAATGAGTTTGGTAACCAATGGTATTCAGTTATTTCTGTGTTCTGTAATTTGAGCCTTTGCCTGTTTTCAGACtattcttgtgattttgtactgtgtttgtcctcttggttctgaccttgAAAAAGTAACTATTCTTGTTTATATTGTGTCTTGTCTTCATCTCTGTTGTTTATGCAGAAAGGGAATGTCGACTGGTTGTCCCCTATTGCCTACGGTAAGCATGGTAAGTAGGCAGGGATGACTGGGAAAGGGATGTAGTATCAGGagctgtacagccttttgatcacttttcatccaATGGTTTATAGGTGGGGAATGGCAAAAAAGCATTACCTCTGGACCGCAATTCTCTAAGTGACATTCTTGGGTGCTTCAGAGAGGCTCCAGATTGTCATAGCAATTGATCATGGCCCCCCAATGACAACCTACTATGCCAGAAAAATTATGTAAACATTCTGGGAATTTTAGTATGCTTTAATATTATACTCTTTATAGTGTCCATTGGTATTCCGtgatggacatctaccaccagaatgacggattgtaaaccaagcatactgacatactggtgtgtgcctcctctggcaggatctgctcttcttttagctttttatacccttgtaagacacatttatcttctatttcagatgtgctaaatgtcgcaaatgacatttatcattttaaattgtcaaatatttgtgacattttctggCACTAAAAAATCCAGACAAAAccgtacttaaggaaaacttagaaaatggaaagaaatgacttgagacatttgtgcaacattttgatgacatttgtaacaaatgtctcaaaaagagatctgaaaaaaaaaaagattcatttaacacaaggaaaaaaatgAGATTGCTAAATTACTAAAGGAGCAgatggaaaaattacaaaaactagccaaaacaaacagagataagatgagTGACTCCCATAGTCTACAGTTACGGCTAACAACCACCAGATGGCAGCATATTCCTatatgtattcctatatatacaaggAAAAGGTGCATTTGATGGAATTAAAGGACGTACTTTTTTCTACTAATGCCTGTTGGAGTGCTGTTTTCTTtggatggatatatatatatatatatatatatatatatatatatatatatatatatatatatatattcggagAAATTCAAACAGCACACAAGAAaaatggtgggtgcaggctcacTAGAACCAGGCCTCAGGCCCTCCAATAATAAAATACCAAAAGTCCAAGGCTTGAAAAGGCTCCAAGTGAACCGAAATGTAGCTGTACTGTGTTGTActcttaaacatggaataaagaaaaccaCTTATACTGGAAGCTTTGGAGTGCTGACTACtttccgtatatatatatatata is drawn from Engystomops pustulosus chromosome 9, aEngPut4.maternal, whole genome shotgun sequence and contains these coding sequences:
- the LOC140077112 gene encoding uncharacterized protein isoform X3; amino-acid sequence: MDSTKDAVKITKITSNFSEIDSNIALHVHFSGAEVTIEWEVDDAIKPLRYRLMDNNRTLIIQRLKEEDIKRKLVVRLKNPISEDLAEYHLEIQGKRPARTHLPATLALFIPTIVIVLLFYQQLKKNNLTKKLLFNGESEISLSNRQSEGSKHRTYDCSSCCTWRNPSAVPVYAEHFMRQQL
- the LOC140077112 gene encoding uncharacterized protein isoform X2; its protein translation is MDSTKVCFYLFIIFSVASAAHRHVKAGTNTSICGLICYTPNGILRLQCIPKPSIFVAKCSNSIPEVQRGNKERFHLNGSSGCLLLKNVQKNDSCVYKIRFYGDNFTKITLTRIIILDAVKITKITSNFSEIDSNIALHVHFSGAEVTIEWEVDDAIKPLRYRLMDNNRTLIIQRLKEEDIKRKLVVRLKNPISEDLAEYHLEIQGKRPARTHLPATLALFIPTIVIVLLFYQAK
- the LOC140077112 gene encoding uncharacterized protein isoform X1, whose product is MDSTKVCFYLFIIFSVASAAHRHVKAGTNTSICGLICYTPNGILRLQCIPKPSIFVAKCSNSIPEVQRGNKERFHLNGSSGCLLLKNVQKNDSCVYKIRFYGDNFTKITLTRIIILDAVKITKITSNFSEIDSNIALHVHFSGAEVTIEWEVDDAIKPLRYRLMDNNRTLIIQRLKEEDIKRKLVVRLKNPISEDLAEYHLEIQGKRPARTHLPATLALFIPTIVIVLLFYQQLKKNNLTKKLLFNGESEISLSNRQSEGSKHRTYDCSSCCTWRNPSAVPVYAEHFMRQQL